One genomic region from Populus nigra chromosome 8, ddPopNigr1.1, whole genome shotgun sequence encodes:
- the LOC133702185 gene encoding glycosyltransferase-like KOBITO 1, giving the protein MPSHHNNHLTASLRSSTTISTQSFTSRLILLLTLLPLSLAALAFILQWKGNSDFMMDPITANSRWAPQGSHIQNHEIFPGMESSVLSPKAHKSSDCSSLGRSGAPSFPYFRDWKIDFQDDLRPKICITTSTSADLDQILQWMFYHKVMGVMTFFLFVEGKAASPKVSNVLESIPGVKLIYRTKELEEQQAKSRIWNETWLSNFFYKPCNYELFVKQSLNMEMAIVMARDAGMDWILHLDTDELIHPAGAREYSLRQLLLDVPGNVDMVVFPNYESSVERDDIEDPFGEVSMFKRNYDHLPKDTYFGMYKESARGNQNYFLTYGNGKSAARVQDHLRPNGAHRWHNYMKTPNEVKFEEAAVLHYTYSKFSDLTSRRDRCGCKPTKEDVKRCFMLDFDRSAFIIASTATKEEMLNWYREHVVWGDKDLKLKLLRKGILTRIYSPMVIIQGLRESGVFSSVIESAPTTLSRDKFLASVDSSNSSRAVASESMLSRKTNKSRENQATARKVLGLETAAASHEAAVPPLSPPGLLVEA; this is encoded by the exons ATGCCTAGCCACCACAACAACCACCTCACCGCTTCCCTCCGCTCCTCCACCACCATCTCCACACAATCCTTTACGTCAAGACTAATCCTCCTCCTGACactcctccctctctctcttgcAGCCTTAGCTTTCATCCTCCAATGGAAAGGGAATTCTGACTTCATGATGGACCCCATAACTGCCAATTCTCGTTGGGCCCCACAAGGGTCTCACATTCAGAACCATGAGATCTTCCCTGGCATGGAGTCGTCAGTTTTATCGCCTAAAGCTCACAAATCATCTGACTGTTCTAGTCTTGGACGTAGTGGGGCACCTTCTTTTCCTTATTTTCGTGATTGGAAGATTGATTTTCAAGATGATTTGAGGCCtaag ATATGTATCACGACGAGTACTTCAGCTGATTTAGATCAGATTCTACAATGGATGTTTTATCATAAGGTTATGGGGGTgatgaccttttttctttttgtggaaGGGAAGGCCGCGTCTCCTAAGGTGTCTAATGTTTTGGAATCAATTCCT GGAGTAAAATTGATTTATAGAACAAAAGAGCTCGAGGAGCAACAGGCTAAAAG TCGGATATGGAATGAGACATGGCTGTCCAATTTCTTTTACAAACCATGCAACTATGAACTTTTTGTGAAGCAGTCTCTCAACATGGAAATGGCAATTGTCATGGCAAGG GATGCAGGCATGGATTGGATACTTCATCTTGACACTGATGAACTGATTCACCCTGCTGGTGCCCGTGAATATTCTTTGAGGCAGTTGCTGCTTGATGTTCCTGGAAATGTGGATATGGTCGTATTTCCAAATTAT gagAGCAGTGTTGAACGAGATGATATTGAGGATCCTTTCGGCGAG GTGTCGATGTTCAAGAGGAATTATGACCATCTCCCAAAGGATACGTACTTCGGAATGTACAAGGAATCTGCTCGTGGCaatcaaaattatttcttaacttaTGGAAATGGGAAATCAGCTGCTCGAGTTCAAGATCACCTACGACCTAATGGCGCGCACAGATGGCACAATTATATGAAAACCCCAAA TGAGGTGAAATTTGAAGAGGCTGCTGTTCTACATTACACGTACTCCAAATTTTCCGATTTGACTTCTAGACGTGATCGGTGTGGCTGCAAGCCTACTAAGGAGGATGTCAAAAGATGCTTTATGTTGGATTTTGACAGATCT GCCTTCATAATTGCATCAACTGCAACCAAGGAGGAAATGCTGAACTG GTACCGTGAACATGTCGTATGGGGTGACAAAGACTTGAAATTGAAACTCCTGAGGAAGGGCATTTTAACTCGCATATATTCTCCCATG GTCATAATTCAGGGCTTAAGGGAGTCAGGCGTCTTCAGCTCTGTTATTGAATCCGCTCCAACAACACTTTCAAGGGACAAGTTTTTAGCATCTGTGGATAGTAGTAACTCATCAAGAGCAGTTGCCTCCGAATCAATGCTTTCAAGAAAGACCAACAAAAGCAGAGAGAATCAGGCAACAGCTAGGAAGGTTTTGGGTTTAGAAACTGCTGCAGCATCTCATGAAGCTGCTGTTCCACCACTTTCTCCTCCAGGGTTGCTTGTGGAAGCATGA
- the LOC133701090 gene encoding crossover junction endonuclease MUS81 isoform X1: MQNQKRVLCSENEDLVSYMLQKRQELVESPKGLSENLEMTLSKAYSSVCCSTTPIKTLKDLSQIKGVGKWIVRLMEGFFDNGSGSSEPEDLTKKGKRAQVAKRYLPQRNSVSYALLITLYRETVNSKEFMHKQELIDAAEVSGLSRAPIVPEKGKGKPSQFGSSREWYSGWSCMTTLINKGLVVKSSCPAKYMLTDEGRETARECLIRSRMEDPGDNLANLEGSSDLNILNTSDMESAHPDSARGATFTSVALSRQKKSIDVPLESLERFMRMGYSKEKVLLAFSEVSETSQYKEISLLWPAVLCHLREDLIYGVHSEPQTLTEDFQSTSTACTFSNGNKHAFLNSIISPVENVEKVSYPRLCKHPGHVDLATKSNQMGSNCDGRNMPNLTSACSTSSSFSMRACSSSEHAMKKSSSDRLDTNMNVLSLPPLSLGERFEDVYEVILILDDREQFAIQCSRGRKLIECICKEHKIKIQVRRLPVGDGIWIACHKYLLSEYVLDFIVERKKVDDLRSSIRDNRYRDQKLRLLRCGLKKLIYLVEGDPNSSEAAESIKTACFTTEILEGFDVQRTNSLRDTLKKYAHLTQSITQYYSLLLPEDQSKSTRVCPPFDEFIKRCQDLEKMTVSDVFAIQLMQVPQVTEETAVAVLNLYPTLLSLARAYSLLDGDVSAQEDMLRKQSSNAVSAVASRNIFQLVWGK; this comes from the exons ATGCAGAACCAAAAAAGGGTACTTTGCTCTGAAAATGAAGACCTTGTATCTTACATGCTACAAAAAAGGCAAGAATTGGTAGAAAGCCCTAAAGGGTTATCAGAGAATTTGGAAATGACACTTTCCAAGGCCTATAGCAGTGTGTGTTGTTCAACGACTCCTATCAAGACCCTCAAGGATTTATCTCAAATCAA GGGTGTAGGTAAATGGATAGTTAGGCTAATGGAAGGGTTTTTTGATAACGGTTCAGGGAGTTCTGAACCAGAAGACTTGACTAAAAAGG GTAAGAGAGCACAAGTAGCAAAACGTTATCTGCCTCAAAGGAATTCTGTGTCATATGCCTTGCTTATAACCCTGTACAG GGAGACTGTAAACAGTAAAGAATTTATGCATAAACAAGAGCTTATTGATGCTGCTGAAGTGAGCGGACTTTCTCGGGCACCAATTGT GCCAGAGAAGGGGAAAGGGAAACCATCCCAATTTGGAAGTTCAAGGGAGTGGTACAGTGGATGGAGTTGCATGACGACATTGATAAACAAAGGATTGGTTGTTAAATCAAGTTGCCCTGCCAA ATACATGCTGACTGATGAAGGGCGGGAAACAGCACGCGAATGCCTCATCAGATCTCGTATGGAGGATCCTGGAGATAATTTGGCTAATTTAGAAGGGTCTTCTGATCTGAACATCCTTAATACATCAGATATGGAGTCTGCTCACCCTGATTCAGCTAGGGGAGCGACATTTACATCCGTTGCCTTAAGCAGGCAGAAGAAATCAATAGATGTTCCCCTTGAATCACTTGAGAGG TTTATGCGCATGGGGTACTCCAAAGAAAAAGTTCTTCTTGCTTTTTCTGAAGTCTCAGAAACTTCCCAGTACAAGGAGATATCATTACTTTGGCCAGCTGTTCTGTGTCATCTTCGAGAAGATCTCATTTATGGTGTGCATTCAGAGCCTCAAACTCTAACAGAAGACTTCCAATCAACATCAACTGCTTGCACATTTTCAAATGGTAACAAGCATGCCTTTTTGAATTCTATTATCAGTCCTGTTGAAAATGTGGAAAAAGTTTCTTATCCAAGGCTTTGTAAACATCCAGGTCATGTTGATCTTGCTACTAAGAGCAATCAAATGGGTTCCAATTGCGACGGTCGAAATATGCCAAATCTCACTTCTGCCTGTTCCActtccagttcattttccatgaGAGCTTGCTCATCATCT GAGCATGCTATGAAAAAGTCATCTTCGGACCGCTTGGATACAAATATGAATGTTTTAAGTTTGCCACCTCTGAGCTTGGGGGAGAGATTTGAGGATGTATATGAAGTTATCCTAATATTGGATGATCGAGAGCAGTTTGCCATTCAGTG TTCGAGGGGTAGGAAACTTATTGAGTGCATTTGCAAGGAgcataaaatcaaaatacag GTTAGGCGGTTACCAGTTGGAGATGGAATCTGGATAGCTTGCCATAAATATCTGCTCAGTGAATATgttcttgattttattgttgAGAGAAAGAAAGTTGATGATTTGCGTTCTTCAATAAGGGATAATCGTTATAGAGATCAGAAACTGAGGCTTCTT AGATGTGGACTCAAGAAGCTGATATATCTTGTTGAAGGTGATCCAAATTCTTCTGAAGCTGCTGAAAGCATCAAAACAGC CTGTTTTACAACAGAGATACTGGAGGGCTTTGATGTTCAGAGAACAAATTCCTTGCGTGATACTCTGAAGAAATACGCTCATCTTACCCAGTCAATAACCCAATATTATAGTTTACTGCTGCCTGAGGACCAGTCCAAAAGCACCAGGGTTTGTCCTCCTTTTGATGAATTTATCAAAAGGTGCCAAGATCTGGAGAAAATGACAGTTAGTGATGTATTTGCCATTCAGCTTATGCAG GTTCCGCAAGTGACCGAGGAAACTGCTGTGGCTGTTCTGAATTTATATCCAACACTTCTATCTCTAGCCCGTGCCTATTCTCTTCTT GATGGTGATGTTTCTGCTCAAGAGGACATGCTTAGAAAGCAGAGTAGCAATGCTGTCAGTGCAGTTGCCAGTAGGAACATCTTCCAATTAGTCTGGGGAAAATGA
- the LOC133701617 gene encoding ubiquitin carboxyl-terminal hydrolase 24, whose translation MSDSKKVLVFGSFTEDETKSLLGKQSPGKVEKPVEKIELRFGSLNFGTGITFGNFDTTLNTQLASANGNVTSQSKSSVMKEKDVKVAKEGDGVLGSPRENGSIGNSNHGSSLGNGVDVLKTESIDLTSLHLSEKEDGPASPLQSSSFHVLDSEGIKDGDHDGTSNDSSIHVRKEDVWKANDGPLPAVMSLLPRGLINTGNLCFLNATLQALLSCSPFVQLLQELRIRDIPKAGFPTLTAFSEFVCDFDMPTSSNLKKDAVETGRPFRPAMFEAVLKNFTPDVPNSISGRPRQEDAQEFLSFIMHQMHDELLKLEGQSSGTNGFKTSVVSSTEEDEWETVGPKNKSAVTRTQSFIPSELSDIFGGQLRSVVKARGNKASATVQPFLLLHLDIHVEAVRTIEDALHLFSAPENLEGYRTSAIGKGGVVTAKKSVKIQTLSKIMILHLMRFSYGSQGSAKLLKPVHFPLEFILSRELLVSPSTESRKYELVATVTHHGREPSKGHYTADVRHANGQWLRFDDASVTAITTSKVLHDQAYVLFYKQV comes from the exons ATGAGCGACTCTAAG AAGGTACTGGTATTTGGTTCATTCACTGAAGATGAAACGAAATCGTTGCTGGGAAAGCAATCACCTGGCAAAGTCGAAAAGCCGGTAGAGAAGATAGAACTGCGATTTGGGTCTTTGAATTTTGGAACTGGAATAACTTTTGGTAATTTTGATACCACATTGAATACGCAATTGGCTTCTGCTAATGGAAATGTTACTTCTCAGTCTAAGAGTTCAGTTATGAAGGAAAAAGATGTGAAGGTTGCCAAGGAAGGTGATGGGGTGTTAGGAAGTCCGCGAGAAAATGGAAGCATAGGCAATTCGAACCATGGTTCTTCCCTAGGTAATGGTGTGGATGTCTTGAAAACTGAGAGTATCGATTTAACTTCTTTGCACTTGTCTGAGAAGGAAGATGGTCCCGCAAGTCCATTGCAAAGTTCGAGCTTTCATGTCCTTGATAGTGAAGGCATTAAGGATGGGGATCATGATGGGACTAGCAATGATTCGTCAATACATGTGAGAAAAGAGGATGTTTGGAAAGCAAATGATGGGCCTCTTCCTGCTGTTATGAGTTTGCTACCCCGTGGCCTGATTAATACAGGGAATCTTTGCTTTCTTAATGCGACCCTGCAGGCGCTCTTATCCTGTTCCCCTTTTGTGCAGCTATTGCAGGAGCTTAGAATCCGTGACATCCCTAAG GCTGGCTTTCCTACATTGACTGCATTTTCAGAGTTCGTCTGTGACTTTGACATGCCAACCAgttcaaacttgaaaaaagaTGCTGTTGAGACTGGTCGGCCTTTTCGTCCTGCCATGTTTGAAGCTGTTCTTAAAAATTTCACCCCAGATGTGCCAAATAGCATATCAGGACGGCCAAG GCAGGAAGATGCGCAGGAGTTTCTGAGTTTCATCATGCATCAAATGCATGATGAATTACTTAAGCTTGAAGGACAATCCTCTGGTACAAATGGTTTTAAAACCTCTGTAGTTTCTTCTACAGAAGAAGATGAATGGGAGACAGTGGGGCCAAAAAACAAATCTGCAGTGACTAGAACACAAAGCTTCATTCCTTCTGAGTTAAGTGATATTTTTGGAGGACAGTTGAGAAGTGTGGTTAAGGCAAGAG GAAACAAAGCTTCTGCAACAGTTCAACCATTTTTGTTGCTCCACCTTGATATTCACGTTGAAGCTGTTCGCACTATCGAGGATGCACTCCATCTGTTCTCTGCACCTGAAAATCTTGAAGGGTACCGGACTTCTGCAATTGGGAAG GGTGGTGTGGTGACTGCAAAAAAATCTGTCAAAATACAGACACTTTCAAAGATAATGATATTGCACTTGATGCGTTTTAGTTATGGAAGCCAAGGGAGTGCCAAGTTGCTCAAGCCTGTGCACTTTCCTCTTGAATTCATTCTGAGTCGGGAATTACTTGTTTCCCCATCGACAGAG AGCCGAAAGTATGAACTAGTTGCCACAGTAACTCATCACGGGAGGGAGCCTTCAAAAGGTCATTATACAGCTGATGTGCGCCATGCTAATGGCCAGTGGCTACGTTTTGATGATGCATCTGTCACTGCCATCACAACGAGTAAGGTTTTGCATGACCAGGCTTACGTTCTCTTTTACAAACAAGTTTAG
- the LOC133701207 gene encoding protein JINGUBANG-like: MVSAPMDLFVSEITTPSTPLLFAAATSTIGMSTSSSSSICSSEDSPATSFRFELKDEECRSYPSKSLSGAYSYRPLAVLSGHVGSVSCLALCGEFILSASQGKDIIVWQQPDLRLFTKFGQGDGSVKALVTVGSKVFTAHQDSRIRVWKVSRRSENVFRLVDTLPTTKDYLGKFMKQSNYVQTRRHHKKLWIEHADSISCLTVYNGLIYSGSWDKTLKVWRISDLKCLESIKAHDDAINGLVACKGIVYSASADGKIKAWGKEGKSSHSLKGILEGHKDVSLNSVIVSDDGKWVYGGASDGFVMGWEGSYDFLSWKLVSETKAHQMAVLCMCLMGEFLFSGSADKSISIWKREAFGKLSKVGVINGHEGPVKCLQASPNNVGSGFLLYSGGLDKSLRVWWVPKQSTAQNTEEKSISLCS; this comes from the coding sequence ATGGTCAGTGCTCCAATGGATCTCTTTGTGTCAGAAATCACCACTCCTTCAACCCCATTACTGTTTGCAGCAGCTACAAGTACCATTGGCATGAGTACTAGTAGCAGCAGCAGTATTTGCAGCAGTGAAGATAGCCCAGCAACATCATTTCGCTTTGAGCTAAAAGATGAGGAGTGTCGTAGTTATCCAAGCAAATCTTTATCTGGGGCTTACTCATATAGGCCCCTGGCTGTTTTATCAGGTCATGTTGGGTCAGTTTCTTGCTTGGCTTTATGTGGGGAGTTTATTTTGAGTGCTTCTCAAGGCAAGGATATTATAGTTTGGCAGCAGCCTGATTTGAGGTTGTTTACAAAGTTTGGTCAAGGTGATGGTTCTGTGAAGGCATTAGTGACTGTTGGTAGTAAGGTTTTTACTGCCCATCAAGATAGTAGAATTAGGGTGTGGAAGGTGTCAAGAAGGTCTGAAAATGTGTTTAGGCTTGTTGATACACTGCCTACTACAAAGGATTATTTAGGGAAGTTTATGAAGCAAAGTAATTATGTGCAAACTAGGAGGCATCATAAGAAGTTATGGATTGAACATGCCGATAGTATTTCTTGTCTAACTGTTTATAATGGGTTGATTTATTCTGGTTCTTGGGATAAGACTCTTAAGGTTTGGAGGATATCAGATTTGAAGTGTTTGGAGTCAATTAAGGCTCATGATGATGCTATAAATGGATTGGTGGCCTGTAAAGGGATAGTTTATTCAGCATCTGCAGATGGGAAAATTAAGGCTTGGGGGAAAGAGGGAAAGAGTTCACATTCTTTGAAGGGGATTTTGGAGGGTCATAAAGATGTTTCACTTAATTCAGTAATTGTTTCAGATGATGGAAAGTGGGTCTATGGAGGAGCATCAGATGGGTTTGTGATGGGGTGGGAAGGGAGCTATGATTTTTTGAGTTGGAAATTGGTGTCCGAGACAAAAGCACATCAAATGGCTGTTTTGTGCATGTGTTTAATGGGGGAGTTTTTGTTTAGTGGATCTGCTGATAAGAGTATTAGCATATGGAAGAGAGAGGCTTTTGGTAAGCTTTCTAAAGTTGGGGTCATAAATGGCCATGAAGGGCCTGTCAAGTGTCTACAAGCATCACCTAATAATGTTGGTAGCGGGTTCTTGCTTTACAGTGGTGGCCTTGACAAAAGCTTAAGGGTCTGGTGGGTTCCCAAGCAATCTACGGCACAGAATACAGAGGAAAAATCCATCAGCTTGTGTTCGTAA
- the LOC133702147 gene encoding polyadenylate-binding protein-interacting protein 2-like has protein sequence MATLISGRTTLNPNAPLFIPNVYRQVEDFSPEWWELVKTSTWFRDFWLSQHPEESFDGSAGADDDDLTDLMPEDLDVGVEEEFPNLEAQFEEMVKLAEAEEKTDSSAADPKVERKPLNGLVMDVKTLLKDMNIPKSPKERSPRSPRTLAKYQMKPPHRVVAKRTALYIHQPR, from the exons ATGGCTACTCTGATTTCTGGAAGAACCACATTGAATCCTAATGCACCTCTCTTTATCCCTAATGTGTATCGACAAGTGGAGGATTTCTCACCGGAATGGTGGGAACTTGTGAAGACCTCGACTTGGTTCAGGGATTTTTGGTTGAGTCAACATCCAGAGGAGAGTTTTGATGGCAGTGCTGgtgctgatgatgatgatcttaCAGATTTGATGCCGGAGGATTTGGATGTTGGTGTGGAGGAGGAGTTTCCTAATTTGGAAGCTCAGTTTGAGGAGATGGTCAAGTTGGCTGAAGCTGAAGAGAAAACTGACTCTAGCGCTGCCGATCCCAAAGTTGAAAGGAAGCCTTTAAATG GTCTTGTAATGGATGTGAAAACTTTGCTCAAGGACATGAACATTCCAAAATCTCCCAAGGAAAGAAGTCCCAGATCTCCAAGAACCCTTGCAAAGTACCAAATGAAGCCACCACACCGCGTTGTTGCCAAGCGCACAGCGCTGTACATTCACCAGCCTCGCTGA
- the LOC133701090 gene encoding crossover junction endonuclease MUS81 isoform X2: MQNQKRVLCSENEDLVSYMLQKRQELVESPKGLSENLEMTLSKAYSSVCCSTTPIKTLKDLSQIKGVGKWIVRLMEGFFDNGSGSSEPEDLTKKGKRAQVAKRYLPQRNSVSYALLITLYRETVNSKEFMHKQELIDAAEVSGLSRAPIVPEKGKGKPSQFGSSREWYSGWSCMTTLINKGLVVKSSCPAKYMLTDEGRETARECLIRSRMEDPGDNLANLEGSSDLNILNTSDMESAHPDSARGATFTSVALSRQKKSIDVPLESLERFMRMGYSKEKVLLAFSEVSETSQYKEISLLWPAVLCHLREDLIYGVHSEPQTLTEDFQSTSTACTFSNGHVDLATKSNQMGSNCDGRNMPNLTSACSTSSSFSMRACSSSEHAMKKSSSDRLDTNMNVLSLPPLSLGERFEDVYEVILILDDREQFAIQCSRGRKLIECICKEHKIKIQVRRLPVGDGIWIACHKYLLSEYVLDFIVERKKVDDLRSSIRDNRYRDQKLRLLRCGLKKLIYLVEGDPNSSEAAESIKTACFTTEILEGFDVQRTNSLRDTLKKYAHLTQSITQYYSLLLPEDQSKSTRVCPPFDEFIKRCQDLEKMTVSDVFAIQLMQVPQVTEETAVAVLNLYPTLLSLARAYSLLDGDVSAQEDMLRKQSSNAVSAVASRNIFQLVWGK; the protein is encoded by the exons ATGCAGAACCAAAAAAGGGTACTTTGCTCTGAAAATGAAGACCTTGTATCTTACATGCTACAAAAAAGGCAAGAATTGGTAGAAAGCCCTAAAGGGTTATCAGAGAATTTGGAAATGACACTTTCCAAGGCCTATAGCAGTGTGTGTTGTTCAACGACTCCTATCAAGACCCTCAAGGATTTATCTCAAATCAA GGGTGTAGGTAAATGGATAGTTAGGCTAATGGAAGGGTTTTTTGATAACGGTTCAGGGAGTTCTGAACCAGAAGACTTGACTAAAAAGG GTAAGAGAGCACAAGTAGCAAAACGTTATCTGCCTCAAAGGAATTCTGTGTCATATGCCTTGCTTATAACCCTGTACAG GGAGACTGTAAACAGTAAAGAATTTATGCATAAACAAGAGCTTATTGATGCTGCTGAAGTGAGCGGACTTTCTCGGGCACCAATTGT GCCAGAGAAGGGGAAAGGGAAACCATCCCAATTTGGAAGTTCAAGGGAGTGGTACAGTGGATGGAGTTGCATGACGACATTGATAAACAAAGGATTGGTTGTTAAATCAAGTTGCCCTGCCAA ATACATGCTGACTGATGAAGGGCGGGAAACAGCACGCGAATGCCTCATCAGATCTCGTATGGAGGATCCTGGAGATAATTTGGCTAATTTAGAAGGGTCTTCTGATCTGAACATCCTTAATACATCAGATATGGAGTCTGCTCACCCTGATTCAGCTAGGGGAGCGACATTTACATCCGTTGCCTTAAGCAGGCAGAAGAAATCAATAGATGTTCCCCTTGAATCACTTGAGAGG TTTATGCGCATGGGGTACTCCAAAGAAAAAGTTCTTCTTGCTTTTTCTGAAGTCTCAGAAACTTCCCAGTACAAGGAGATATCATTACTTTGGCCAGCTGTTCTGTGTCATCTTCGAGAAGATCTCATTTATGGTGTGCATTCAGAGCCTCAAACTCTAACAGAAGACTTCCAATCAACATCAACTGCTTGCACATTTTCAAATG GTCATGTTGATCTTGCTACTAAGAGCAATCAAATGGGTTCCAATTGCGACGGTCGAAATATGCCAAATCTCACTTCTGCCTGTTCCActtccagttcattttccatgaGAGCTTGCTCATCATCT GAGCATGCTATGAAAAAGTCATCTTCGGACCGCTTGGATACAAATATGAATGTTTTAAGTTTGCCACCTCTGAGCTTGGGGGAGAGATTTGAGGATGTATATGAAGTTATCCTAATATTGGATGATCGAGAGCAGTTTGCCATTCAGTG TTCGAGGGGTAGGAAACTTATTGAGTGCATTTGCAAGGAgcataaaatcaaaatacag GTTAGGCGGTTACCAGTTGGAGATGGAATCTGGATAGCTTGCCATAAATATCTGCTCAGTGAATATgttcttgattttattgttgAGAGAAAGAAAGTTGATGATTTGCGTTCTTCAATAAGGGATAATCGTTATAGAGATCAGAAACTGAGGCTTCTT AGATGTGGACTCAAGAAGCTGATATATCTTGTTGAAGGTGATCCAAATTCTTCTGAAGCTGCTGAAAGCATCAAAACAGC CTGTTTTACAACAGAGATACTGGAGGGCTTTGATGTTCAGAGAACAAATTCCTTGCGTGATACTCTGAAGAAATACGCTCATCTTACCCAGTCAATAACCCAATATTATAGTTTACTGCTGCCTGAGGACCAGTCCAAAAGCACCAGGGTTTGTCCTCCTTTTGATGAATTTATCAAAAGGTGCCAAGATCTGGAGAAAATGACAGTTAGTGATGTATTTGCCATTCAGCTTATGCAG GTTCCGCAAGTGACCGAGGAAACTGCTGTGGCTGTTCTGAATTTATATCCAACACTTCTATCTCTAGCCCGTGCCTATTCTCTTCTT GATGGTGATGTTTCTGCTCAAGAGGACATGCTTAGAAAGCAGAGTAGCAATGCTGTCAGTGCAGTTGCCAGTAGGAACATCTTCCAATTAGTCTGGGGAAAATGA